CTCTTCGGCGAAGCGGACAACAGGGGTCCACATCTCTTTAAATCGTCCAACGAGTTCAACCGACCTATCTCCGGGATTGCCCGGTTCTGACGAAAACTGCCCATAGAAATGCCAACTCACGGGACTACCAGCGTAGGTTACCACCACGGGAGCACCGAGGATGTGTGTCGCTTCGATGGCTTCCATCAGTGCGTCGCGCGCCTTCTCCCGTGTTTCTCGATCATCGTCAAGCAGGTTACAATGCGCCGTTAAGGCGGCGAGATAGATGCCGTGCGCATCCAGAATTTCCTTGACCGCTTCGCCGCCGGATTGTATAATGGCACTCGGTTCGACAACGCCGGTGGCGTTCGGACGGATCGCGTCAAACCTGTTGGCTTTTGCCCACGCGGCGCATTCGGCAAGGCTCCATCCGCCGTTACCCGCACTTGTACTGAAACTTAAATCCATAGTCTTTTCCTTTTTTGTTAGGGGACTTTCTGCGTATGCAAATTCTATGTGAAGGCAATATTACCGAAAAACTGTTTACACTCTATAACCAACTGCTTGCACAACACGGAAACCGCAAGTGGTGGCCCGCGGACACACCTTTTGAAGTTGCACTCGGTGCTATTCTAACGCAAGCGACGTCGTGGCGCAACGTCGAAAAAGCGATGGACAATCTCAAAAACGCTGGTGCGTTTACAGCTGAGGAGATAGCGTCTATCAGTCAATCGGCGTTGGAACGACTTATCCGGCCCTCACGCTATTTTCGGATGAAGGCGCAGAAGGTGCGGGCATTCGTCGAACATATCGCGGAACGTCCTATGCACGTGATGTTTACGCAGGAGGTCCCCGAATTGCGTGAAGAACTACTCTCCATCTACGGTGTCGGTCCTGAGACAGCGGATACGATTATCCTCTACGCCGCTGGTAAACCGAGTTTTGTGGTTGATTCCTATACCTATAGGCTCTTTTCGCGGTTGGGATGGGTTACAGGAAGATACGACTATGATAAACTCCGAGCACTGTTTATGGACAACCTTCCTCACGATGTCGATCTGTTCAATGAATACCATGCGCTGATTGTTGGGCACGGTGCGAGAGTCTGCCACAAAAAGACACCGAACTGCCAAGAGTGTCGCTTACAGACATCGTGTGCCTATTACCAGTCGTCTGAATAAGAATATGTGGCGCGCACCGGCTGTGGTGAAACTTACAATTACGTTTACACCTACCCTTAGCGAGGAAGCATTTGTAGTCGTGCAATTCATCGCACGTCTTATGAAAAAGTGTCAGTTTAGGATTCCATAAAGTGGATTCACAGCGTTTGAAAGTGAAAATGTAGGTTGGGTTGAAACGCAGTTGAAACCCAACGTCATATCTCAATTTTTTCAAAGAAGTCTGCCTCAGTCAGGATTGGGATATCCAGTTCCACGGCTTTGGTGTATTTGCTGCCCGCACCTTCCCCCGCAATGAGGTAATCCGTCTTGCTTGTTACGCTCGATGTAACCTTGCCACCCCGACGCTTAATCTCGTTGGATGCTTCCGCACGCGTCATACCCGCAAGACTCCCCGTGACAACGAATGTCTTTCCGTTAAAGAAGCCATCTGCCGCGACGCTCGTTTCCGTGCGGTGAGAAGCTGCCTCTGCTGTGAAACAGCGCAGTCCTGCCGCTCGTAGTTTGTCAAGCAACGGCTGATTGTGTCGGAAGAAATTGAAAACGCTTTCTGCTATCTGCGGACCGATGCCGCTTACCGATTCAATTTCCGCTTGAGTTGCTTCGCAAAGGGCGTCTAAGGATAGGAACTGTTCAATGAGTAGCGCCGCGACAGTCTCACCGACATGAAAAATACCGAGTCCGAAAAGAAGTTTTTCCGCCGGTACGTCCTTACTCTTTTCAATCTGATGGACAAGGTTACCTGCGGACGGAACCCCCATCCGCTCCAACTTGCTTAGGGGCTCTACCTCCAATGCGTAAAGATCCGCAACGTCGCCGACCAGTGCTTTATCCACCAGTTGGTCAATTGTCGCGGGACCGAGACCTGCAATCTGGAGTGCATTCCGGGAAGCAAAATGTGCAATTCGCCGTTTCAGTTGCGCGACACACGCCACATTCACACACCGGACCGCAACTTCCTTTTCCGTGCGTTGGACGGGGGTATCGCACGCCGGACACCGCTCCGGAAATTCAAAGCGAACTTCATCACCCGTTCGGTTGGCCGTTAGCACCTCAGCGACTTTAGGGATAACGGCCCCCGCGCGCTCAAGGACAATCCGATCACCGATACGGATGTCTTTCGTTTCGATCTCTTGCGCATTGTGCAAGGTGGCGTTTGTGATGGTCGCCCCGGCGAGTGTCACAGGCTTCAGAATCGCAACCGGTGTTAAGGCACCCGTGCGTCCAACCTGCACCTCAATTTTTTCAATGGTTGTGATGGCTTGCTGGGCATTGAACTTGTAGGCAACTGCCCAGCGTGGATATTTGGAGGTCGTCCCAAGTTCGTGCTGTTGGGAGAAATCGTTGACCTTTACGACGACTCCATCCGTCTCATAAAGGAGTTTATGGCGTTCTTCTACCCAGCGGTCGTAGTAGGCTTGAACGGCTTCAATCGATTTATGGGGGTCAGTGTATGGGTTACACTTGAGTCCCCACGCTTTCATGTTTTCGAGGGACGCTGTATGTGTCGTGAATTCGGTTCCCTCGGCGTAATTGAGGGTATACACGAAAATGTCTAACGGACGGGATGCCGTTATGGAAGCGTCTAAGAGGCGCAGGGAGCCAGCGGCGGCGTTCCGAGGGTTCGCAAACGGTAATTCGCCTTCTGCTTCCCGTTGGACGTTAATTTCGCCGAGACAATCTTTCGGAAGGAAGACTTCACCGCGGACTTCTAACACCGGTGGAGCGGCTATTTCCGTTTCAACGAGTCGTAGTGGAATGGAACGGATGGTGCGTAAGTTGTCGGTTACGTCTTCACCATATTCGCCGTCTCCGCGCGTAAGACCTTGTGTGAAGATACCGTTTTCGTAG
This Candidatus Poribacteria bacterium DNA region includes the following protein-coding sequences:
- a CDS encoding endonuclease III domain-containing protein; its protein translation is MQILCEGNITEKLFTLYNQLLAQHGNRKWWPADTPFEVALGAILTQATSWRNVEKAMDNLKNAGAFTAEEIASISQSALERLIRPSRYFRMKAQKVRAFVEHIAERPMHVMFTQEVPELREELLSIYGVGPETADTIILYAAGKPSFVVDSYTYRLFSRLGWVTGRYDYDKLRALFMDNLPHDVDLFNEYHALIVGHGARVCHKKTPNCQECRLQTSCAYYQSSE
- the ligA gene encoding NAD-dependent DNA ligase LigA translates to MRTDIDELRALIRYHERKYYIENLPEISDADFDALMKELAALEAATGTPIPPDSPTQRVGGGAVLGTRLQHRSPMLSLNNSYDENELRKFAERINRLLEGAPVEYVTELKIDGLGVSLIYENGIFTQGLTRGDGEYGEDVTDNLRTIRSIPLRLVETEIAAPPVLEVRGEVFLPKDCLGEINVQREAEGELPFANPRNAAAGSLRLLDASITASRPLDIFVYTLNYAEGTEFTTHTASLENMKAWGLKCNPYTDPHKSIEAVQAYYDRWVEERHKLLYETDGVVVKVNDFSQQHELGTTSKYPRWAVAYKFNAQQAITTIEKIEVQVGRTGALTPVAILKPVTLAGATITNATLHNAQEIETKDIRIGDRIVLERAGAVIPKVAEVLTANRTGDEVRFEFPERCPACDTPVQRTEKEVAVRCVNVACVAQLKRRIAHFASRNALQIAGLGPATIDQLVDKALVGDVADLYALEVEPLSKLERMGVPSAGNLVHQIEKSKDVPAEKLLFGLGIFHVGETVAALLIEQFLSLDALCEATQAEIESVSGIGPQIAESVFNFFRHNQPLLDKLRAAGLRCFTAEAASHRTETSVAADGFFNGKTFVVTGSLAGMTRAEASNEIKRRGGKVTSSVTSKTDYLIAGEGAGSKYTKAVELDIPILTEADFFEKIEI
- a CDS encoding sugar phosphate isomerase/epimerase; the protein is MDLSFSTSAGNGGWSLAECAAWAKANRFDAIRPNATGVVEPSAIIQSGGEAVKEILDAHGIYLAALTAHCNLLDDDRETREKARDALMEAIEATHILGAPVVVTYAGSPVSWHFYGQFSSEPGNPGDRSVELVGRFKEMWTPVVRFAEEKGVQLALDCAVRMGNIACNPEMWERILDAIPSDSLGLSCDPSHWLWMGILPAEDAIRMFNGKWYYADVKDCEISPQMKFRQGIIGNWWWQYRVPGRGQLNWGTITGALQESGYDYVLCVENEDRGAPGLDGFALGGRYLRQFL